A single Mobula hypostoma chromosome 26, sMobHyp1.1, whole genome shotgun sequence DNA region contains:
- the LOC134338156 gene encoding CD276 antigen-like isoform X1, with amino-acid sequence MVKIIFNLIAVLIHHGAGGHPKPDMVPNNVIAIHGQSVVLECSVEAPLEHCFINWQRKETGQIVHSYYYDQVQNERQDSRYAGRTTLFPEEFKNGNASLKLDRVDSLDSGLYQCHTSCNSRHESLLNVTVAAYYDEPVLSIRQKFSSCLLMFESHGLPIADVSWYNGDSLNRSLSAEYVYRTSDDGLYTVQSSTEVDIRGKTNYTFVLRNAALNQTILRTLSCTSENPTRPHEFTRNYVFFISCILLLGLLFVLLFSYTCTKLDKIEKDHIELSGLAPV; translated from the exons GTCATCCTAAACCCGACATGGTACCTAATAATGTTATAGCCATCCATGGCCAGTCTGTCGTGCTGGAATGCAGTGTCGAGGCACCACTGGAGCATTGCTTCATCAACTGGCAACGGAAGGAGACTGGTCAGATTGTCCACAGCTACTATTATGACCAAGTTCAGAATGAAAGGCAGGATTCACGATATGCAGGCAGGACGACACTATTCCCTGAGGAGTTTAAAAATGGGAATGCTTCCCTGAAACTCGACAGAGTGGATTCACTGGATTCTGGATTATATCAGTGTCACACTTCATGCAACTCCAGGCATGAAAGTCTTCTGAATGTCACTGTAGCAG CATATTACGATGAGCCAGTTTTGTCAATCAGGCAGAAGTTTTCCAGCTGCCTTCTAATGTTCGAGTCGCATGGTCTTCCAATTGCTGACGTTTCTTGGTACAACGGAGATAGTCTGAATCGTTCCCTTTCAGCTGAATACGTGTACCGGACATCTGATGATGGTCTATACACAGTCCAAAGCTCAACGGAAGTTGATATCAGAGGAAAAACGAACTATACATTTGTGCTCAGAAATGCTGCTCTCAATCAAACCATTTTGAGGACACTAAGTTGTACTTCAG aaaatcCCACAAGACCCCATGAATTTACCAGAAATTATGTTTTCTTCATAAGCTGCATTCTTTTGCTGGGGCTTctatttgttttattatttagTTACACCTGTACTAAATTAGATAAAATAGAGAAAGATCATATTGAATTAAGTGGTCTTGCTCCTGTATGA